A region of Sulfurovum sp. DNA encodes the following proteins:
- the thrB gene encoding homoserine kinase, with amino-acid sequence MFVSVPATSANLGPGFDTLGLAVDLRNEIIIKPSKFSSLSTKGEGSSNPRIRKNTLFLNIFNENYERLTQRLDNFRFEFTNRIPISRGLGSSSAVIVSALSAAYMAAGIHYNKREILNQALRYEHHPDNITPAVMGGFNVACVEGERVYSKKRRLPNYLKAVVVIPNRTISTARSRTILPKVYHKEEMVYSLSRAAYMTALFMSESWDLLRIASKDKLHQIRRMKIMPELFEVQKIALKHGAIMSTLSGSGSTFFNLVYEKDAQSIHSTLQNCFPQFRVFTLMFDNYGVISKS; translated from the coding sequence ATGTTTGTAAGTGTACCAGCTACTTCAGCAAACCTCGGTCCAGGGTTTGATACGCTAGGACTAGCAGTTGATTTGCGCAATGAGATTATTATAAAGCCTTCAAAATTCTCCAGTCTCTCTACGAAAGGTGAAGGTTCTAGTAATCCAAGAATTAGAAAGAATACACTCTTTTTGAATATTTTTAATGAGAACTATGAGCGCCTCACACAAAGATTGGATAACTTTCGCTTTGAGTTTACCAATCGTATACCTATCTCTCGTGGTCTTGGTAGCTCTTCGGCAGTTATTGTTTCTGCCCTTAGTGCAGCCTATATGGCAGCAGGAATACACTATAACAAGCGAGAGATTCTTAATCAAGCACTTCGTTATGAGCACCATCCTGACAATATTACTCCAGCTGTAATGGGTGGCTTCAATGTTGCATGCGTCGAAGGTGAGCGTGTTTACAGTAAAAAAAGAAGATTACCGAATTATCTCAAAGCAGTTGTTGTCATTCCTAATCGTACTATTTCTACGGCTAGGTCACGTACAATACTACCTAAGGTGTACCATAAAGAGGAGATGGTCTATTCTCTTTCAAGGGCTGCCTATATGACGGCACTCTTCATGAGTGAGTCATGGGATTTGCTACGGATTGCCTCTAAAGATAAGCTACATCAGATACGTCGTATGAAGATTATGCCTGAGCTCTTTGAAGTACAGAAAATAGCACTAAAGCATGGAGCAATTATGAGCACACTTTCTGGATCAGGCTCAACTTTTTTTAATTTGGTTTACGAGAAAGATGCACAGAGCATTCATTCTACCCTACAAAATTGCTTCCCGCAATTTCGTGTCTTTACTCTTATGTTTGATAATTATGGGGTTATCAGTAAGAGCTGA
- a CDS encoding DUF448 domain-containing protein, giving the protein MCIACRSRYPQHTLIRLKQEGNDVIAYNGYGRSFYLCNTCINNTKRVKGLMKRFKLNEEHFVKLLIEVAQQVSPCDMSHSNEGVNK; this is encoded by the coding sequence ATGTGCATCGCTTGCCGAAGCAGATATCCTCAACATACTTTGATCAGATTAAAGCAGGAAGGTAATGATGTTATAGCATATAATGGATATGGTAGGAGTTTCTATCTATGTAATACATGTATCAATAATACAAAGAGGGTCAAGGGCTTAATGAAACGTTTTAAACTTAATGAAGAGCATTTTGTTAAGCTATTGATAGAGGTGGCTCAGCAGGTCAGTCCATGCGATATGTCACACTCAAATGAAGGAGTTAATAAATAA
- the infB gene encoding translation initiation factor IF-2, protein MDKVKIQEVALEAGLSNGDLIEKAKELGFNVKAANSAISFGDAGILVEYIMSGNLPAGFKKPEEEKEATAVKKEEHVETEPISKTDELKVESIEEDVEVEPSKVIEEDKTIPKEPKKRKGISISSKRKEEPKIDNTEGNQPKKRILSKSSIKIVRKAKPSPARAISKISMSDAIPTPTKKKTKKSPAQRKDTGTKIDILNHDSMRGDIDSGFGEEEVVLLDFSDKNIYEEMMRQDQKRKEEAKKRELSMGGATKGRQPFRPQQRRSLKRGGKRKKYTKEENTNVITSVEIPENVRVYEFAEKIDKTAGDVIKVLFALGMMVTKNDFLSKDEIEILAEEFGVEVVTMNPLDELDYVSIYDTIEDEKYEERPPVITIMGHVDHGKTSLLDKIRSAKVADKEAGGITQHVGAYQVEKNGKKITFVDTPGHEAFTEMRARGAQATDIVIIVVAADDGVMPQTKEAISHTKAAGVPMIIAINKIDKPAANPDNVKSQLAEIDVMATDWGGEYEFIPVSAHTGEGIDNLLETILLQAEVMELQADPSRKAKAVVVESSLEKGFGPVANIIIKNGTLNVGDNVIVGQTYGRVRVIKDDNGNDIKSALPSAPVAVVGLSDVPGAGEVLVAMDSEREVRELAEKRAAYERAKQLSKSTKASLEDLSALIAEGQLKALPVIIKTDVQGSLEAIKGSLEKLRNEEVKVNIIHEGVGGVTESDVTLADASEHAVILGFNVRPIGAVKKKAKELGADIRTYNIIYDLIDDVKALLGGLMSPVIKEEITGQAEVRETFIVGKVGTIAGSKVTEGVITRNSKARLIRNGVVVYESSISSLKRHTEDAKEVKNGYECGIMLENFNDIKEGDVIETFKDVEEQVTL, encoded by the coding sequence ATGGATAAAGTTAAAATCCAGGAAGTAGCATTGGAGGCGGGACTCTCCAACGGTGATCTCATTGAAAAAGCAAAAGAGCTAGGCTTTAATGTCAAAGCAGCTAATAGTGCAATTAGTTTTGGTGATGCTGGTATTCTTGTAGAATATATCATGAGCGGTAATTTGCCCGCAGGGTTTAAGAAGCCAGAGGAAGAGAAAGAGGCTACTGCTGTCAAAAAAGAAGAGCATGTGGAAACAGAACCTATTTCTAAAACAGACGAGCTTAAGGTAGAGTCTATTGAAGAGGATGTTGAAGTTGAACCTTCAAAAGTAATTGAGGAAGATAAAACCATACCAAAAGAGCCCAAAAAACGTAAAGGTATTTCTATTTCGAGCAAGAGAAAAGAAGAGCCAAAGATAGACAATACTGAAGGCAACCAACCAAAGAAAAGAATACTTTCAAAAAGTAGTATTAAGATTGTTAGAAAGGCAAAACCTTCACCTGCTCGGGCAATCAGTAAAATATCTATGAGTGATGCAATACCCACCCCTACAAAAAAGAAGACTAAAAAGAGTCCAGCTCAACGTAAAGATACAGGTACAAAAATTGATATCTTAAATCATGATAGTATGCGTGGAGATATTGATAGTGGTTTTGGTGAGGAAGAAGTAGTGCTACTAGACTTTTCTGACAAGAATATCTATGAAGAGATGATGCGTCAGGATCAGAAACGTAAAGAGGAAGCAAAGAAACGTGAACTTTCTATGGGAGGAGCAACCAAAGGTAGGCAACCCTTCCGCCCTCAGCAGAGACGTTCACTCAAGCGTGGCGGAAAACGAAAAAAGTATACTAAAGAGGAAAACACTAATGTAATTACATCAGTGGAGATACCTGAAAATGTAAGAGTTTATGAGTTTGCGGAGAAAATTGACAAAACTGCAGGCGATGTAATCAAAGTACTATTTGCACTAGGAATGATGGTGACAAAGAATGACTTTCTTAGTAAAGATGAGATTGAGATTCTTGCTGAAGAGTTTGGTGTTGAAGTGGTAACTATGAATCCACTTGATGAGCTTGATTATGTTTCCATATACGATACGATAGAAGATGAGAAATACGAAGAACGTCCACCGGTTATTACTATTATGGGACATGTTGATCATGGTAAGACTTCACTGCTTGATAAGATTCGTTCTGCCAAAGTAGCAGACAAGGAAGCAGGGGGAATTACCCAGCATGTAGGTGCCTATCAGGTTGAGAAAAATGGAAAGAAGATCACATTTGTGGATACCCCAGGACATGAGGCTTTCACCGAAATGCGTGCACGTGGAGCACAAGCAACCGATATTGTCATTATTGTTGTTGCAGCTGATGATGGGGTTATGCCTCAAACCAAAGAGGCAATTTCTCACACAAAAGCAGCGGGTGTACCAATGATCATTGCAATTAACAAGATTGATAAACCAGCTGCTAATCCTGACAATGTTAAGTCTCAGCTTGCAGAGATTGATGTGATGGCCACTGATTGGGGTGGAGAGTATGAGTTTATTCCAGTTTCTGCCCATACAGGAGAGGGTATTGATAATCTACTTGAGACAATTTTACTTCAAGCAGAAGTGATGGAACTACAGGCAGATCCATCACGTAAGGCTAAGGCAGTTGTGGTTGAAAGTTCTCTTGAAAAAGGGTTTGGACCAGTAGCAAATATCATTATTAAGAATGGTACACTTAATGTAGGCGACAATGTTATTGTTGGACAGACATATGGACGCGTCAGGGTTATTAAAGATGATAATGGAAATGATATTAAATCTGCACTACCAAGTGCACCAGTAGCTGTTGTTGGGCTTAGTGATGTGCCAGGAGCAGGTGAAGTATTGGTTGCAATGGATTCTGAACGAGAAGTACGTGAGCTTGCAGAGAAGCGTGCGGCATATGAAAGAGCCAAGCAACTCTCCAAGAGCACCAAAGCATCACTCGAAGACCTCTCTGCGCTTATTGCTGAGGGACAACTCAAAGCACTACCAGTTATCATCAAAACTGATGTACAGGGATCACTTGAGGCGATTAAAGGATCTCTTGAGAAGTTGCGCAATGAAGAGGTTAAGGTTAATATTATCCATGAAGGTGTGGGTGGTGTAACTGAGAGTGATGTAACACTAGCAGATGCGAGTGAACATGCAGTGATTCTAGGGTTCAATGTTAGACCAATAGGAGCTGTAAAAAAGAAAGCCAAAGAGCTAGGAGCCGATATTCGCACCTATAATATCATTTATGATTTGATCGATGATGTTAAAGCACTACTTGGTGGACTTATGAGTCCTGTCATCAAAGAAGAGATTACCGGACAGGCAGAAGTTCGCGAAACATTCATTGTCGGAAAAGTCGGTACAATTGCTGGATCTAAAGTTACAGAGGGTGTCATTACACGTAATTCTAAAGCAAGACTTATCCGTAACGGTGTAGTGGTTTATGAGAGTAGCATCTCTTCTTTGAAACGTCATACAGAAGATGCCAAAGAGGTCAAAAATGGGTATGAGTGTGGTATCATGCTTGAGAATTTCAATGATATTAAAGAGGGTGATGTGATTGAGACTTTTAAAGATGTTGAGGAGCAAGTGACGCTTTAA
- the rbfA gene encoding 30S ribosome-binding factor RbfA, with product MTQEEIKRHRVESILKEVIPEALATLDDSRINSLLVTDVICSKGRSDAKVYLDKSFLTSQEQSEALKQLRIVAGYIQNHCKQSEGWFKAPRFTFEFDEQLEKQSRIEVLFKQISQCKKEVGESDEA from the coding sequence ATGACACAAGAAGAGATTAAGCGCCATAGGGTTGAGTCAATACTTAAAGAGGTTATTCCTGAAGCACTAGCAACACTTGATGATAGCCGTATCAACTCGCTACTAGTAACCGATGTAATCTGCTCCAAAGGAAGAAGTGATGCCAAGGTCTATCTGGATAAATCATTTTTGACTAGTCAGGAACAGAGTGAAGCACTTAAGCAACTTCGTATTGTAGCAGGATACATCCAGAACCATTGCAAACAGAGCGAAGGATGGTTCAAAGCACCACGTTTCACTTTTGAGTTCGATGAGCAACTCGAAAAGCAAAGTCGTATAGAAGTGCTCTTTAAGCAGATTTCACAATGCAAGAAAGAAGTGGGGGAATCAGATGAAGCTTGA
- the rimP gene encoding ribosome maturation factor RimP, with protein MKLEEQIEKIVEANGAHLYDIETVTEFDEAIYRISIAKEGGVSLDLCADISSELSPFLDVNPPMHGQYRLEVSSPGIDRKLTKIKHFKQSIGEKIKFKVLGDGKNRGILIEADDSGIMVETKEGNKSYSYDQLGSVKIYMEW; from the coding sequence ATGAAGCTTGAGGAGCAGATCGAAAAGATTGTAGAGGCAAATGGTGCACATCTTTATGATATTGAGACTGTCACAGAGTTTGATGAGGCAATCTATCGTATCTCTATTGCCAAAGAGGGCGGAGTATCTCTTGATTTGTGTGCAGATATCTCTAGTGAGCTCTCTCCATTTCTTGATGTCAATCCACCAATGCATGGGCAGTACCGTTTGGAGGTCAGCTCTCCAGGCATTGATCGTAAACTAACGAAAATAAAACATTTTAAGCAGTCTATTGGCGAAAAGATAAAATTTAAAGTTCTTGGTGACGGTAAAAATAGAGGTATTTTGATAGAAGCAGATGATAGCGGTATCATGGTAGAGACAAAAGAGGGTAATAAGAGCTATAGTTATGACCAGCTAGGTAGTGTAAAGATCTATATGGAGTGGTGA
- the ribD gene encoding bifunctional diaminohydroxyphosphoribosylaminopyrimidine deaminase/5-amino-6-(5-phosphoribosylamino)uracil reductase RibD → MTDEFYMQLALDEAWKYQLLTYPNPAVGAIVVHNGRILSVEAHQKAGTSHAEVLALIGAYETLLGRQITFDRFDAQKAHHFLCELPQGFFSQCTIYITLEPCSHKGRTPSCASLLQSLLLQRVVIGIKDPIEDHGGGVSIIQSETSPTKVTMGILQDACRALIEPFFIWQKQAFILFKLAQTTNARIGGGYLSSHSSLKHVHRLREVCSKLLIGGETVRRDRPTLDCRFIDGMAPDVVIYSRTKQFDCNIPLFDVKERDVTISNHLSFLSKPSFILVEGGEGMLNVLKDRIDWLLIYQTPKLSTNDLSYNIEMNLTFLHQQKSGVDMMIWSRQSGD, encoded by the coding sequence ATGACCGATGAATTCTACATGCAACTTGCCCTAGATGAAGCTTGGAAATACCAACTTCTAACCTACCCCAATCCTGCTGTGGGCGCAATAGTTGTACATAATGGTCGTATTCTCTCTGTTGAAGCACATCAGAAAGCAGGTACTTCTCATGCAGAGGTGTTGGCACTTATTGGTGCATATGAAACCCTTTTAGGTAGACAGATTACTTTTGATCGTTTTGATGCACAGAAAGCCCACCATTTTCTTTGTGAGCTTCCCCAAGGTTTTTTTTCTCAATGTACTATTTACATTACATTAGAACCCTGTTCTCATAAGGGAAGAACCCCTTCTTGTGCATCCCTATTGCAGTCACTTTTGTTGCAACGGGTTGTGATTGGTATTAAAGATCCAATAGAAGATCATGGTGGTGGTGTTAGCATCATACAAAGTGAAACAAGCCCAACAAAGGTAACCATGGGCATACTTCAAGATGCGTGTAGGGCATTAATAGAGCCATTTTTTATTTGGCAGAAGCAAGCATTTATATTATTTAAGCTGGCTCAGACTACCAATGCACGGATTGGTGGTGGATATTTGAGCTCTCATAGCTCTCTTAAACATGTGCATAGACTACGTGAAGTGTGTAGTAAGCTATTGATTGGTGGAGAGACAGTTAGAAGAGATAGACCTACACTTGACTGCCGTTTCATAGACGGTATGGCACCAGATGTAGTGATCTATAGCAGGACAAAGCAGTTTGATTGCAACATTCCACTTTTTGATGTGAAAGAAAGAGATGTGACAATAAGCAATCATCTCTCTTTTCTCTCTAAACCATCTTTTATACTTGTCGAGGGAGGAGAAGGGATGCTTAATGTACTGAAAGATCGTATTGACTGGCTGTTAATCTATCAGACACCTAAGCTCTCTACGAATGATTTATCCTATAATATTGAGATGAACTTAACCTTTCTGCATCAGCAAAAGAGTGGTGTAGACATGATGATATGGAGTAGACAAAGTGGGGATTGA
- the ubiE gene encoding bifunctional demethylmenaquinone methyltransferase/2-methoxy-6-polyprenyl-1,4-benzoquinol methylase UbiE: MGIEKLTNKEKKQEKIVEMFDDIASTYDKANRVLSMGIDIQWRKKGCDKAFEILDKKQLGQVTDVATGTGDLLIYWREQAQKSGVVIEKYVGIDPSVGMLGVAKEKVDFAEFVVGKAQELPVEDESSDVVSISYGIRNVVDRVEALQEFNRVLKSGGLVVILEFTKQERRGFVNKMVDFGMKNILPRIGGFISKNYEAYKYLPDSIEEFLSTEMLSKELEEAGFEMKYIKSFSMGISTLLIAQKR, encoded by the coding sequence GTGGGGATTGAAAAACTAACCAACAAAGAGAAAAAGCAAGAGAAAATTGTAGAAATGTTTGATGATATTGCATCAACCTATGATAAAGCCAACCGTGTGCTTAGTATGGGTATCGATATACAGTGGCGCAAAAAGGGTTGCGACAAAGCCTTTGAGATATTAGATAAAAAACAGTTGGGACAAGTTACTGATGTGGCAACAGGAACAGGTGATTTGCTTATTTACTGGAGAGAGCAAGCACAAAAAAGTGGTGTAGTCATAGAGAAGTATGTCGGTATTGATCCTTCAGTAGGAATGCTTGGTGTTGCCAAAGAGAAGGTTGATTTTGCTGAATTTGTTGTGGGGAAGGCTCAGGAACTACCTGTAGAAGATGAAAGCAGCGATGTTGTCTCCATTAGTTATGGTATACGTAATGTTGTTGACAGAGTTGAAGCACTTCAGGAATTTAACCGGGTTCTCAAGTCTGGCGGATTAGTGGTTATTCTTGAATTTACCAAACAGGAGAGACGAGGGTTTGTTAATAAGATGGTTGATTTTGGAATGAAGAATATTCTTCCACGTATAGGTGGTTTCATTTCTAAGAACTATGAAGCGTATAAGTACCTGCCTGACTCTATTGAAGAATTCCTGTCTACCGAGATGCTCTCCAAAGAGCTTGAAGAGGCAGGCTTTGAGATGAAATATATTAAAAGTTTTTCCATGGGGATTAGTACACTCCTCATTGCACAAAAGCGATAA
- the xseA gene encoding exodeoxyribonuclease VII large subunit, whose protein sequence is MISVSSLNIKIKSLLETTFMHILVEGEVASVTYHTSGHLYFSIKDDKSTIKCVMWRSSVARMKFRIEKGMHIVVEGSVSVYTPRGEYQFQTVKIEPYGQGALALAFEQLKEKLKSKGYFDTQQKKILPKKIRKIVLVTAKESAALHDMIKIIEKRWPLVEVVVIDVLVQGESAAEQISHGLYYADSLGADIIVVGRGGGSTEDLWAFNEESVADAIFAIHTPVVSAVGHEVDVLISDYVADLRAPTPSAAIEMILPDRNEMLYVLNETTERFGQTIQQHIGHKEQQLNHSQALLLQHAPKRKLQEIEHTFVRLQEEFLRTIYYRIEQFGILSKQLQREFEQNITFVFRNKVQQALHLHEKMKLSDPKLQCRIGWAKISKQKKTVGLDQIGKDEYFTVEDAFVQIDAVCLEAKRK, encoded by the coding sequence ATGATCTCTGTCTCTTCACTGAATATCAAAATCAAATCTCTTCTTGAGACCACTTTTATGCACATTCTTGTCGAAGGAGAAGTGGCATCGGTAACTTATCATACCTCTGGGCATCTCTATTTTTCTATTAAAGATGACAAAAGCACCATTAAGTGTGTTATGTGGCGTTCTTCTGTGGCACGAATGAAGTTCCGTATTGAAAAAGGGATGCATATTGTTGTAGAGGGATCTGTGAGTGTCTACACACCAAGAGGAGAATACCAGTTTCAGACAGTAAAGATAGAGCCGTATGGACAAGGGGCTTTGGCACTGGCTTTTGAACAACTCAAAGAGAAGCTTAAATCAAAAGGCTATTTTGATACGCAACAGAAGAAGATTCTACCAAAAAAGATTAGAAAGATTGTATTGGTTACGGCCAAAGAGAGTGCAGCGTTACACGATATGATAAAGATTATTGAAAAACGATGGCCACTAGTAGAGGTAGTTGTGATTGATGTATTGGTGCAAGGAGAGAGTGCAGCAGAACAGATCTCACATGGACTATATTATGCAGATAGCCTTGGTGCAGATATCATTGTGGTAGGACGTGGTGGTGGATCGACAGAAGATCTTTGGGCATTTAATGAGGAGAGTGTTGCTGATGCAATCTTTGCAATACACACACCAGTGGTGAGTGCTGTGGGCCATGAGGTTGATGTACTTATAAGTGATTATGTAGCCGATCTTCGTGCCCCAACCCCCAGTGCTGCTATTGAGATGATTTTACCTGATCGCAATGAAATGCTTTATGTGCTCAATGAAACAACAGAGCGTTTTGGTCAAACCATACAACAGCATATTGGACACAAAGAGCAACAGTTAAATCATAGTCAAGCACTATTGCTTCAACATGCACCAAAGAGAAAACTTCAGGAGATAGAGCATACATTTGTACGCCTCCAAGAAGAGTTTCTTAGAACTATATACTATCGCATAGAGCAGTTTGGCATATTATCAAAACAGCTACAAAGAGAGTTTGAGCAAAATATTACTTTTGTATTTCGGAATAAAGTGCAACAAGCATTACATCTGCATGAAAAAATGAAGCTTAGCGATCCGAAATTACAATGTAGAATAGGTTGGGCAAAGATTTCCAAGCAGAAGAAAACTGTAGGGCTTGACCAAATTGGAAAAGATGAATACTTTACTGTGGAAGATGCTTTTGTTCAAATAGACGCTGTCTGTCTTGAGGCTAAAAGAAAAA
- the groL gene encoding chaperonin GroEL (60 kDa chaperone family; promotes refolding of misfolded polypeptides especially under stressful conditions; forms two stacked rings of heptamers to form a barrel-shaped 14mer; ends can be capped by GroES; misfolded proteins enter the barrel where they are refolded when GroES binds): MAKEIHFSDNARNGLFEGVTKLADAVKVTMGPRGRNVLIQKSFGAPNITKDGVSVAREIELDDTLENMGAQLVKEVASNTADEAGDGTTTATVLAHSIFKEGLRNITAGANPIEVKRGMDKASNAIIDELKKITKEVKDKKEIAQVATISANSDENIGSLIAEAMDRVGKDGVITVEEAKGINDDLEVVEGMQFDRGYLSPYFVTNSEKMTCELENPLLLIADSKITSLKDLIPVLEQIQQSSRPLLIIADDVEGEALATLVLNRLKGVLNIAAVKAPGFGDRKKEMLKDIAILTGGNVITEELGLSLDKATLEDLGQAGRVVIDKDNTVIVDGKGDSKAVEARVQEIKIQVDNTTSEYDKEKLQERLAKLSGGVAVIKVGAATETEMKEKKDRVDDALSATKAAVDEGIVIGGGAALVKASKSVNLDLCGDEQVGADIILRAVYAPMKQIASNAGFDAGVVADKIANSDKANFGFNAATGEYVDMFNAGIIDPLKVERVALQNATSVASLLLTTEATVSDIKEKQAPAAAPAMPDMG, translated from the coding sequence ATGGCAAAAGAGATTCACTTTTCAGATAACGCAAGAAATGGACTGTTTGAAGGTGTAACCAAACTGGCAGATGCCGTAAAGGTTACTATGGGACCGAGGGGACGTAATGTACTCATCCAAAAGAGTTTTGGTGCGCCCAATATTACCAAAGATGGTGTCTCCGTTGCAAGAGAGATTGAACTTGATGATACACTTGAAAATATGGGTGCACAGTTAGTCAAAGAAGTGGCAAGCAATACTGCCGATGAGGCAGGTGATGGTACCACTACTGCTACTGTACTGGCACACTCCATTTTCAAAGAGGGGCTTAGAAATATTACTGCAGGTGCCAACCCCATTGAAGTTAAAAGAGGAATGGACAAGGCCTCTAATGCAATTATTGATGAGCTTAAAAAGATTACCAAAGAGGTCAAAGATAAAAAAGAGATTGCACAGGTTGCAACCATCTCTGCAAACTCTGATGAAAATATTGGTAGTCTCATTGCTGAAGCAATGGATAGAGTGGGCAAAGATGGTGTTATCACAGTTGAAGAGGCCAAAGGTATTAATGATGACCTTGAAGTAGTCGAAGGTATGCAGTTTGACAGAGGATATCTCTCTCCATACTTTGTAACCAATTCTGAAAAGATGACATGCGAACTTGAAAACCCATTACTGCTTATTGCTGATAGTAAGATTACATCACTTAAAGATCTTATTCCTGTATTGGAACAAATTCAGCAAAGTAGCAGACCACTGCTTATTATTGCTGATGATGTAGAAGGTGAAGCATTGGCAACATTGGTACTTAACAGACTCAAAGGTGTGCTGAACATTGCTGCGGTCAAAGCACCAGGGTTTGGTGACAGAAAAAAAGAGATGCTCAAGGATATTGCTATCCTTACAGGTGGTAATGTCATCACTGAAGAACTTGGCTTAAGTCTTGATAAGGCAACCTTGGAAGACCTTGGTCAGGCAGGACGTGTGGTTATTGACAAAGACAATACAGTCATTGTTGATGGTAAGGGTGACTCTAAGGCTGTTGAAGCACGTGTTCAAGAGATTAAAATCCAAGTTGATAATACTACAAGTGAATATGACAAAGAGAAGCTTCAAGAGCGTCTAGCAAAACTTAGCGGTGGTGTAGCGGTCATCAAAGTTGGTGCAGCAACTGAGACTGAAATGAAAGAGAAAAAAGACAGAGTTGATGATGCACTCTCTGCAACCAAAGCGGCAGTCGATGAGGGTATTGTTATTGGTGGTGGTGCAGCACTTGTTAAGGCATCCAAATCAGTCAACCTTGATCTTTGTGGTGATGAGCAAGTTGGTGCAGATATCATCCTTAGAGCTGTCTATGCGCCTATGAAACAGATTGCATCTAATGCAGGGTTTGATGCGGGTGTGGTAGCAGACAAGATTGCCAATTCCGACAAAGCAAACTTTGGTTTCAATGCTGCAACTGGTGAGTATGTCGATATGTTTAATGCGGGAATTATTGACCCATTAAAAGTAGAGAGAGTAGCACTTCAAAATGCTACATCAGTAGCAAGCCTACTTCTAACAACAGAAGCAACCGTTTCAGATATTAAAGAGAAGCAAGCTCCAGCAGCAGCTCCAGCAATGCCTGATATGGG
- the groES gene encoding co-chaperone GroES, producing MNFKPLSKRLLIERVEEANTTASGIIIPDNAKEKPSRGNVLAVGNDVEDIKVKDVVVFGKYAGTELILDNKEYLVLEVSDVLGVIA from the coding sequence ATGAACTTTAAACCACTCAGTAAAAGACTTCTTATAGAAAGAGTTGAAGAAGCAAACACTACAGCTAGTGGCATCATCATCCCAGACAATGCTAAGGAGAAGCCATCTAGAGGTAATGTACTAGCAGTTGGAAATGATGTTGAAGATATCAAAGTTAAAGATGTTGTCGTATTTGGTAAGTATGCTGGAACAGAGTTAATACTTGACAACAAAGAGTACTTGGTACTTGAAGTTTCCGATGTACTTGGTGTCATTGCATAA